CGCGTGTGGGCTGAGGTGCAGGGGAACTTCCAGCGTCTGTGCCGCCATCGGCGGCCCGAGGGCCTCCGCGGGGCAGTCTCTGCGGTGCGCCTCGGGGTGCTGGCGACTCATGGCGCCCCGCGAGTCGAGATAGACGAGGTGCGCCTGTACCGGTAGCGGCGCGATGGATCGCGCCGCTAGAGCTCTGCCAGCCGCCGCTGCGCCTCGGCCAGCGACTGTGCCTGCTCAGCCATCCCCGCCCACACGTCTGGCTTGCGCCCCAGGCGGCGGAAGATGTTGCCCATGTGGGTGCTCTGGGGACCCAGGCTGGAGCGCCCGACTTCGTCCCACTCCACCGGCGTGGCGATAGGCGCCCCGCGTGTCGCCCGCACCGAGTATGGCGCCACCCCTGTCTGGGCGAAGGAGTTGCGCATCACGTCCACGAGGATGCGGCTGCCGCGCTTGGCCTTGCGCGCCTCGATGGTCACCTCGTCAGGGCGCCGCGCCACCAGCACCCGCGCCACCTCTCGGGCAAAGCCCCGCACCTCGTCGAACCCCTCACGCCGGTCGAGGGGCACGATGACATGCAGACCCCGCGAGCCAGTGGTCATGGCGAACGACACCAGCCCCAGATCGGCCAGCAGCGCCCGCATCTCCAGTGCCAGGCGCTTCACGGCGCCGAAGTCATCGCCCGGCGGGTCGAGGTCGAAGATCAGACGGTCGGGGCGGTCGAGGGCGTCGCGTCGGCTGAGCCACAGGTGCAGTGTGATGCAGGCCTGGTTCGCCAGATACACCAGTGCTGCCGGCTCCTGGCAGATGACATAGGTCGTGTCGGTGCCATCCTGGTTGCGCACGGTCTCCCCCTCGATCCAGTCGGGGAAGTAGTCGGGCCGCTCCTTGTGGTAGAAGCCCTCGCCCGCCAGGCCATCCGGGAAGCGATGCATGACGACCGGCCGGTCGCGCAGGAAAGGCAGCATGGTGTCAGCGATGCGGGC
This region of bacterium genomic DNA includes:
- the ligD gene encoding non-homologous end-joining DNA ligase, producing the protein MMRPGAREVHLTHTDKVFFPDDGLTKGDLIRYYARIADTMLPFLRDRPVVMHRFPDGLAGEGFYHKERPDYFPDWIEGETVRNQDGTDTTYVICQEPAALVYLANQACITLHLWLSRRDALDRPDRLIFDLDPPGDDFGAVKRLALEMRALLADLGLVSFAMTTGSRGLHVIVPLDRREGFDEVRGFAREVARVLVARRPDEVTIEARKAKRGSRILVDVMRNSFAQTGVAPYSVRATRGAPIATPVEWDEVGRSSLGPQSTHMGNIFRRLGRKPDVWAGMAEQAQSLAEAQRRLAEL